DNA sequence from the Alkalilimnicola ehrlichii MLHE-1 genome:
GCTGAAGGCGGTACGGGTCATCAGCGGTTCTCCTCACGGTTCACTTGGGGGTCCGATTCGGCGGCTGCCGGCGCCCCGGAAATCAGCGGCTCCAGCAGTTCACCGATGGCCTTGTGCAGGCGCTCGGCCATGGCCGGCCCCTCCACCTCGGTCAACTGAGCGTGGAGCCAGACATCGTCCTCGTGGCCGGCCGCGCGCCCGCCCAGGGCCCCGAGGCAATTGAAGGCGGCGTAACCCGGCATCTCACCGTCATAGCCGGCACGCGCATAGGTGGCCAGCCGTTCGTGGGCCCGGCGCACCAGGGCCACCCCGGCCTCCGGGTCGGCCACGCTCTCGGCGGCGCCGCTGCTCATGCGCTCGACCATGGCGGCCACCAGCCGGCGGCGGTGGTCGTCGTCCACACCGCGCAGCCAGGCGAGCCGGTCCACCATCTGCACGGCGAACAGGGCCAGCTCCTCCACCAGCGCCAGATGCCCACCGGCACGATCAGTCACCGGCCCATGCTCCGAGATATCGCGCACGGTTTGCGTTGCCATGCGCCAAGCCAGCATGGCGGCGGCCCCTCCCACCTGCTCCGGGTCGCGCGTTTGGCCGTGGCGGAACCAACGGGTCTTCATCCTCATCGCCATGCGCTATTCCACCTCCGTCACCGACTTGTGTGGCATGAACAGGCCACAGCCCCAAAGGCCGCCGTCCCCCAGACCGCGGGACTGCAAACGATAGCTCCCTTCAGGCCCCATCTCGGCGACCATCAGGCTGCGCAATGTCACCGGCCCCCACCGGGTCTGCAGGGTCTGCCGGCGGCCGCACAGCATCTTGCGCGGTTTGACCCCCATCGCCGCCAGTCGGCGCGCCACCGCCTCCATGAACTCGGCCTCGTCCTCTTCCGGGTGAACCAGCGGCACCACCCGGCTGGCGTAGAGCGTCTCCACTTGCTGCAGCTCCCGCACCCGTCCCCGAGCCAGCCGACAGGCCTCGCCGTCCACCTCAAAGGCGGTGCCCGAAAGGGCCAGCGCCGCCCGGGCGCGGTCCCGTGGCACCCGCAGCAGCAATTGCACCCGGCGCGAGAGGTAGATGGGCTGGCCCTCGCCCCGGTGCCAGCCATTGCCGCTGACCGGCAAATGCAACACCTTGACGCCGAAACCGGGCAGGCGGCTGAAATCGGCGAGCGGGTCGGCCAGCGCCTCGGCCAGGGCCGGGGCGTAATCCGCGGGCAGACTGTGCCCCTCCAGCCGAAAGGTGACGTCCACGGCCTCCGCAGGACCGGGCGCGGGGGTGGACTCATCGGTCTCCCAGTACATGCTCACCCTCCCTTCGCCCGGGCCCAGGCCTGCAGCCACTGAGCCATCTCCAGGGCCATCTCCTCGGTCAACTCCACATCGGTGAAGCGCCTTCCCTGGCGCAAACGTATGCGCAGCATCGGCAACCCACCGGGGTGGGTGACCGCCTGCAACTCGCAGTCGGCACCCCAGGCCAGGGATAACTCATGCAGGGTCTTTACACCCCCCTCCTCCGGAAGGTCGTGCTCCTTACCATTAAGCATCATGTCGCCATCACCCTCTCGTGATACCGCGCCCGGAACAGGCAACGGCCCGGGCCATCCGTGGGGTCAACGAAGCCGGTACGGGTGTGCAGCACGTTATTGCAGATCAGCCCCTCACCCGGCGCCAGCCGGTGCTCCAGGACCCACGGGGACAGGTGGTCCAACATCTCGCGGAGCACCACGGAGGCCTCGGCAGGCCCATCCGGCGCCCAGCGTATGCTGCGGGTGCGCGCGGTATAACGCATATGCAGCCCGGTGGGCTCGAGCAGGAAAACGGGCCCACTGCGGTCGCCCTGCTCGGGGGCACGCGGGTCCGGCGGGATGGTCATGGCCCGGGGGTGCTGCAGGGCCTTCAGGGCATCGGGCCGGGAGACGGCGAGGGCCTGCCAGACCAGCCGGTGATCCAGCAGGCGGTTGACACCGCCCTCCCGGGCCGGGCGCACGCAATGCAGGATCAGTCCGCGCACCCGGCGCTCTGGCGGATTGTAGTAGCCATCGGTGTGCCAGTTGATCGGGCGGTCGGTGTAGGGGATGTACTCCGCACGCCGCTCGCCCGCGGGCGCCTGCATCAAAGTGCTGACCCCATCCTCCCGGACCAGCGGATGGCGATCCAGGGTCCGCAGCCCCAGTTGCTCGCCCAGTGCGACCACCTGCGCCGGCGTCTGCAGCCGCCCCGGACCGGTCCGGTATAACGCCATACCGGCCTGCCGGCAGCGCGCCTGCAGCGCCCGACGCTCTCCCGTGCTGAGCCGGGAGGGGTCGCGAATCTCCACAAAGGGTGAATCCAGAAACCGCTGGTAACCGTCGAGGTAATCGTCCAGCAGGGCGGAGCGGCCGGCGAGCGGCGGCTTGTCGGCGATGGTGGCCATCGGGCACCTCCGGGCTGTGAGCCTTAAGGTCACACCTTAATCAAGGGCACGAGGCCACTGCATATCCCCTTTGGGATACAGCCCCGATCAGCCGCATCCATCAATGGATATTTTACCGCCGGGTAGGGCTGCGTAGGTTAAGCATTGTTGAATACATCGACAGCGACCGTGCGCCAGCTCGCCTGCTGGCCGCAAAAACGGTGACGGAGGAGAGGCAGCGCCATGGCCACTAAGAAGTCTCACGACACACCGAATCTCGATCAACTGGAAAGCGGCCCCTGGCCCAGTTTTGTCACCGGCCTGAAGCACCTGGCCGAGGACAAACCCATGATCAACGACCTCCTGGGTCAGCTGGAGACCAGCTACCAGGACCGCAAGGGTTACTGGAAGGGCGGCACCGTCAGTGT
Encoded proteins:
- a CDS encoding DUF6967 family protein, coding for MMLNGKEHDLPEEGGVKTLHELSLAWGADCELQAVTHPGGLPMLRIRLRQGRRFTDVELTEEMALEMAQWLQAWARAKGG
- a CDS encoding TauD/TfdA family dioxygenase → MATIADKPPLAGRSALLDDYLDGYQRFLDSPFVEIRDPSRLSTGERRALQARCRQAGMALYRTGPGRLQTPAQVVALGEQLGLRTLDRHPLVREDGVSTLMQAPAGERRAEYIPYTDRPINWHTDGYYNPPERRVRGLILHCVRPAREGGVNRLLDHRLVWQALAVSRPDALKALQHPRAMTIPPDPRAPEQGDRSGPVFLLEPTGLHMRYTARTRSIRWAPDGPAEASVVLREMLDHLSPWVLEHRLAPGEGLICNNVLHTRTGFVDPTDGPGRCLFRARYHERVMAT
- a CDS encoding type I-MYXAN CRISPR-associated protein Cas6/Cmx6, whose product is MYWETDESTPAPGPAEAVDVTFRLEGHSLPADYAPALAEALADPLADFSRLPGFGVKVLHLPVSGNGWHRGEGQPIYLSRRVQLLLRVPRDRARAALALSGTAFEVDGEACRLARGRVRELQQVETLYASRVVPLVHPEEDEAEFMEAVARRLAAMGVKPRKMLCGRRQTLQTRWGPVTLRSLMVAEMGPEGSYRLQSRGLGDGGLWGCGLFMPHKSVTEVE